The following are from one region of the Methanorbis furvi genome:
- a CDS encoding AMP phosphorylase yields MILSSSTVDIVSVYAVLHADDARHIGVREGDRVTIINNAKGTSVRAAVSLTENVTTPGTIIITAGANEKLQTNKGDPVEIRVASRPASIEFIRKKMDGGKLTREETAQIVEDMTANVLSPSEITAYITAAYINNLDMDEIEYLTREMVASGDRLSFNTRPIVDKHSIGGVPGNKITLLVVPVIAAAGLLIPKTSSRAITGAGGTADLMEALAPVTFTIQEIQQMTLKAGGVIVWGGATNIAPADDLIITYEYPLKIDARGQMLASIMAKKMAVGSDTCVIDIPVGPGTKVPNENEGRLLANDLIELGRRLGVRVECAITYGGAPVGRNIGVNLEVTEALRILEGMPGPTSLMQKSAALAGMALEMTGKTAYGFGTEAAMDLIKSGKALQKMQEMIEIQGGDPKVKSSDLALGSNVFDVPAPNDGYVIAVKNRELINVARTAGSPADHGAGLYLHKKPGESVKKGEPILTIYADRGWRLQRAIEEARVSMPVVVEGMLLDRVPPIRRVA; encoded by the coding sequence ATGATACTCAGCAGCTCTACGGTTGACATTGTCAGTGTCTATGCTGTTCTCCATGCAGACGATGCCCGGCATATAGGAGTCCGGGAAGGAGACCGCGTCACTATTATCAATAACGCGAAAGGAACATCAGTGCGTGCGGCTGTATCCCTCACGGAAAATGTCACAACTCCCGGAACAATCATCATCACTGCCGGAGCAAACGAAAAACTTCAGACAAATAAAGGAGATCCTGTTGAGATCCGCGTCGCATCCCGACCTGCGTCAATAGAGTTCATCCGCAAAAAAATGGACGGCGGTAAACTCACCCGCGAAGAGACCGCACAGATTGTAGAGGACATGACCGCAAACGTTCTCTCACCCTCCGAGATTACCGCATATATTACTGCAGCATACATCAACAATCTCGACATGGATGAGATAGAGTATCTCACCCGCGAGATGGTCGCGTCCGGCGACCGGCTCAGTTTCAACACCCGGCCGATTGTGGACAAGCACTCAATCGGCGGAGTGCCGGGAAATAAAATCACTCTTCTCGTGGTGCCGGTCATTGCTGCTGCCGGGCTTTTGATTCCAAAGACCAGTTCACGTGCCATTACCGGCGCCGGAGGGACTGCGGATCTGATGGAGGCACTTGCCCCGGTAACATTTACGATTCAGGAGATTCAGCAAATGACGCTGAAGGCCGGCGGTGTGATCGTCTGGGGAGGAGCGACAAACATTGCGCCAGCAGATGATCTGATCATCACCTATGAGTATCCGCTGAAGATTGATGCACGAGGCCAGATGCTGGCAAGCATCATGGCCAAGAAGATGGCTGTGGGATCTGACACCTGCGTGATCGACATTCCGGTAGGTCCCGGGACAAAAGTTCCGAATGAGAATGAGGGACGGCTGCTTGCAAATGATCTGATCGAGCTCGGGAGACGTCTTGGCGTTCGCGTTGAGTGCGCAATTACGTATGGAGGGGCACCGGTCGGAAGAAATATTGGTGTGAATCTTGAGGTCACAGAGGCTCTCAGAATTCTTGAGGGAATGCCAGGCCCCACCTCTCTAATGCAGAAGAGTGCAGCCCTTGCCGGCATGGCTCTTGAGATGACCGGAAAGACCGCGTACGGTTTTGGTACTGAGGCTGCGATGGATCTGATCAAAAGCGGTAAGGCACTGCAGAAAATGCAGGAGATGATTGAGATACAGGGCGGCGACCCGAAAGTCAAATCTTCCGATCTTGCTTTGGGTTCGAATGTGTTTGATGTTCCTGCCCCAAATGACGGATACGTAATTGCGGTGAAAAATCGTGAGCTGATCAATGTTGCACGAACTGCAGGGTCTCCTGCGGATCACGGAGCAGGACTGTATCTGCACAAAAAACCCGGAGAGTCGGTGAAGAAGGGAGAGCCGATTTTGACTATTTACGCAGATCGCGGGTGGAGGCTTCAGCGGGCGATTGAAGAGGCAAGAGTGAGCATGCCGGTTGTGGTTGAGGGGATGCTGCTTGATCGGGTTCCGCCGATACGGCGTGTTGCCTGA
- the dcd gene encoding dCTP deaminase codes for MLLSSSRIRARIADGTLGIAPFAEDSLQPASYDLRAAEDIVLKKGELSLVATMEFVSLPADLAATLRGRSSFGRKGVLLGAGYIDPGFRGNLTLCMVNMGPEDISVTKGTRIVQMLIHPILGDVETAYNGNYQDSYGIVKSKI; via the coding sequence ATGTTACTCTCCTCATCCCGCATTCGTGCACGAATTGCTGACGGCACCCTTGGCATTGCTCCTTTTGCTGAAGACTCCCTGCAGCCGGCATCCTATGACCTGCGTGCTGCTGAGGATATCGTTTTGAAAAAAGGTGAGTTGTCTCTTGTTGCGACCATGGAGTTTGTCAGCCTTCCTGCTGATCTCGCCGCCACGCTTCGAGGCCGTTCCTCGTTTGGCAGAAAAGGAGTACTGCTTGGTGCAGGCTACATTGATCCCGGATTTCGGGGAAATCTGACACTTTGCATGGTAAACATGGGGCCTGAGGATATTTCGGTTACGAAGGGAACACGCATCGTACAGATGCTTATTCATCCAATCCTTGGCGATGTGGAAACAGCCTACAATGGAAATTATCAGGACAGCTACGGAATTGTAAAATCAAAAATATGA
- a CDS encoding 5,10-methylenetetrahydromethanopterin reductase: MTYGIEFVPGNVNVKQVVNYCKLAESKDIDYAWITNHYNNRHCYPVLTAVAQATTTLKMGPGIMNSFTDTPAGMASFACTLNEISDGRAVLGIGPGDLSTLPKLAIDPVKPVARLGEAIDQIRALCSGAEVKKSGLEFFDYDGAKLTGVTLPGKKGIPVYVGAQGPKVLELAGLKGDGALINASNPKDFAVAIPIIKAACEKVGKKGFDVGAYTALSIDQDQKKAEKAAKIVAAFIAAGSPEALLQRHGLDLANVAKIKDALARFDFGAVGGLVTEKEIAAFTICGTPDVIRQKCEDLTKAGVTQIIFGSPLGPDMTNSIRLLGKIM; the protein is encoded by the coding sequence TTGACATATGGAATTGAGTTTGTTCCGGGAAACGTTAATGTTAAGCAGGTAGTTAACTACTGTAAACTTGCAGAGAGCAAGGACATTGACTACGCATGGATCACTAACCACTACAACAACCGCCACTGCTACCCGGTTCTGACCGCAGTTGCTCAGGCAACCACCACCCTGAAAATGGGTCCGGGTATCATGAACTCCTTCACTGACACTCCGGCAGGAATGGCATCCTTTGCCTGCACCCTGAATGAGATCTCCGATGGTCGTGCAGTCCTCGGTATCGGTCCTGGCGACCTGTCCACCCTTCCGAAGCTCGCAATCGACCCGGTAAAGCCGGTCGCAAGACTCGGTGAAGCAATCGACCAGATTCGCGCACTCTGCAGCGGTGCAGAAGTCAAGAAGTCAGGTCTTGAGTTCTTCGACTACGATGGTGCAAAGCTTACCGGTGTCACTCTTCCAGGAAAGAAGGGCATCCCAGTCTACGTCGGTGCACAGGGACCGAAAGTCCTTGAGCTCGCAGGTCTCAAAGGAGACGGTGCACTGATCAACGCATCCAACCCGAAAGACTTCGCAGTTGCAATCCCAATCATTAAGGCAGCATGCGAGAAGGTCGGCAAGAAAGGATTCGATGTCGGAGCATACACTGCACTGTCCATCGACCAGGACCAGAAGAAGGCAGAGAAAGCAGCAAAGATCGTTGCAGCATTCATTGCAGCAGGATCTCCTGAGGCACTTCTCCAGCGCCACGGCCTTGACCTTGCAAATGTTGCAAAGATTAAGGACGCACTTGCACGCTTCGACTTTGGTGCAGTCGGCGGTCTCGTTACCGAGAAAGAAATCGCAGCATTCACTATCTGCGGTACGCCGGATGTTATCCGCCAGAAGTGTGAAGACCTGACCAAAGCAGGTGTCACTCAGATCATCTTCGGTTCCCCGCTTGGACCGGACATGACCAACTCTATCCGCCTGCTCGGCAAGATTATGTAA
- a CDS encoding indolepyruvate oxidoreductase subunit beta — MKKSYDVLIVGIGGQGTILASNVLGDACVIEGRHVRGAETHGMSQRGGSVETHIRIDGKFGSLIAPGSADLLIAFDMLEAVRYRHFLKDGGTMIVNREMIVPTSVFSAKLPVPQLDDVAVELKSGSAKVVLMNATDIAAKAGSPLAANIVLLGAASHELPLSVASLEEAVRRNVPQKTIAINEQAFALGREAL, encoded by the coding sequence ATGAAGAAGAGTTATGATGTGCTGATCGTTGGTATCGGCGGGCAGGGAACTATTCTTGCCTCGAACGTTCTCGGCGATGCCTGTGTGATCGAGGGCCGTCACGTTCGCGGCGCAGAGACGCACGGCATGTCGCAGCGCGGAGGGTCTGTTGAGACGCACATCCGCATCGATGGAAAGTTCGGCTCTCTGATTGCTCCGGGCTCTGCTGATCTGCTGATCGCGTTTGATATGCTTGAGGCGGTCCGCTACCGCCACTTCCTGAAGGATGGCGGAACAATGATCGTCAACCGCGAGATGATTGTGCCAACCTCGGTGTTTTCGGCAAAACTTCCGGTGCCGCAGCTTGATGATGTCGCTGTTGAGCTGAAGTCAGGCAGTGCCAAAGTTGTTCTGATGAATGCAACAGATATCGCGGCAAAGGCCGGCAGTCCGCTTGCGGCAAACATTGTTCTGCTTGGCGCAGCTTCACACGAGCTCCCGCTCTCGGTTGCATCGCTTGAAGAGGCTGTGCGGAGAAATGTTCCGCAGAAAACTATTGCGATCAATGAACAGGCATTTGCTCTGGGCCGCGAGGCCCTCTGA
- a CDS encoding tripartite tricarboxylate transporter permease, giving the protein MLGVVAGCLFGVLLGTVSGLVPGIHSNTIAGFLAGAAGPLLILFGAEGVAAAIVATMVTHTFLDAVPSTFLGVPDPDTVLAVLPAHRMCLAGHGEEAVRTSAIGSAAGFLLCLPLFALFMLFLPPLQEYIDWGIGLVILFAAGLLIVYSKTPAWALAVFAASGVLGVFSLGYSYFSFGLFGIGEVLLPLLTGLFGIPVLLASMRSSQPLPAQNFSGLSISRRDILAGGLRGAVAGAVVGWLPGFSSGTANAVLVVRRSSDFESMDARSYLVATSAANTANAVLGIAALYAIGRMRSGAMVALGAIDLPPLSLMMAAAAVAAVFAYLLTITSSRFAPLVMRLNQPLLAKIVLVFLIVMSFVFCGPFGLLVLLVAALVGMIPGLVNVPRIFCMGAIMLPVMLLTLDLIRL; this is encoded by the coding sequence ATGCTTGGGGTGGTAGCCGGCTGTCTTTTCGGAGTCCTTCTCGGAACTGTTTCCGGTCTTGTTCCGGGCATTCATTCAAACACCATCGCAGGTTTTCTCGCAGGGGCGGCAGGTCCGCTTCTGATCCTGTTCGGTGCTGAAGGAGTTGCCGCGGCAATCGTTGCCACCATGGTGACTCACACATTTCTGGACGCAGTGCCGTCGACTTTTCTCGGCGTCCCTGATCCTGACACTGTTCTCGCTGTTCTCCCGGCGCATCGGATGTGTCTTGCCGGTCACGGCGAAGAGGCGGTTCGAACGTCAGCGATCGGAAGTGCGGCAGGATTTCTTCTCTGCCTCCCGCTGTTCGCACTGTTTATGCTGTTCCTTCCGCCGCTGCAGGAGTATATTGACTGGGGGATTGGTCTGGTAATTTTGTTTGCGGCAGGTCTTTTGATTGTGTACAGTAAAACACCTGCCTGGGCTCTTGCGGTGTTTGCCGCGTCCGGTGTTCTCGGTGTTTTCTCTTTGGGCTACTCTTATTTTTCGTTCGGATTGTTTGGTATTGGAGAAGTTTTGCTGCCGCTCCTCACCGGACTTTTTGGTATACCTGTGCTGTTGGCATCAATGCGATCCTCACAGCCTCTGCCTGCGCAAAATTTTTCGGGTTTGTCGATCTCCCGGCGGGATATACTCGCAGGCGGTTTGCGCGGGGCTGTTGCAGGGGCTGTTGTCGGCTGGCTGCCGGGTTTTTCCAGCGGCACGGCAAATGCAGTACTTGTTGTCCGGCGCAGCAGTGATTTTGAGTCGATGGATGCCCGCAGCTATCTGGTAGCGACAAGTGCGGCGAACACCGCGAATGCAGTTCTTGGCATTGCCGCGTTGTATGCAATTGGAAGAATGCGAAGCGGCGCGATGGTTGCTTTGGGTGCGATTGATCTTCCACCGCTGTCGCTGATGATGGCTGCGGCTGCTGTTGCTGCAGTCTTTGCTTATCTTCTTACGATCACGTCTTCACGTTTCGCGCCACTGGTGATGCGATTGAACCAGCCGCTGCTTGCAAAGATTGTTCTCGTGTTTCTAATTGTGATGTCGTTTGTGTTTTGCGGACCGTTTGGTTTGTTGGTTTTACTGGTTGCTGCTCTGGTCGGCATGATCCCAGGTCTCGTAAATGTTCCGAGAATTTTTTGTATGGGGGCAATTATGCTGCCGGTGATGCTTCTGACTCTGGATCTGATCAGGTTGTAA
- a CDS encoding RNA-guided pseudouridylation complex pseudouridine synthase subunit Cbf5 encodes MSYTGVLLVDKPRGPSSHQVAAWVGDMLKSEVGHSGTLDPMVSGVLVVMLGKAVRLAPLLLLHEKEYVACLRLHADIPREKVEAAVKEFTGRVYQRPPRRSAVKRALRIRVIHRIELLDMQDRLVLIRVRCEAGTYIRSLCVHIGRILGCGSQMIELRRTKSGGFSVENTHTLHEVRDAIENGDEEKIRAMILPPEEAIADIPKIIVRPSAADAVSHGAVLAGVGVIRCDKFVRGQSVAVITEEGRLVALAEGLRDSEKFVCGEPGLIARSTRVFLSPARSNKQY; translated from the coding sequence ATGAGCTACACCGGCGTTCTTCTGGTGGACAAGCCGCGGGGACCAAGCAGCCATCAGGTTGCGGCATGGGTTGGTGATATGCTGAAGAGCGAGGTAGGCCACTCGGGAACTCTTGACCCTATGGTCTCAGGAGTTCTTGTCGTGATGCTTGGTAAAGCAGTCCGCCTTGCCCCACTATTATTACTGCATGAAAAAGAGTACGTGGCATGTCTTCGTCTGCATGCAGACATCCCTCGCGAAAAAGTGGAGGCGGCAGTAAAAGAGTTCACCGGCCGCGTCTATCAGCGACCGCCGAGACGCTCGGCGGTGAAGCGGGCGCTCCGCATTCGCGTGATTCACCGCATTGAGCTTCTTGACATGCAGGACAGGCTGGTGCTGATACGTGTCCGCTGCGAAGCAGGCACATATATTAGATCACTCTGCGTCCACATCGGCAGAATACTTGGATGCGGATCACAGATGATCGAACTGCGGCGGACAAAGTCCGGAGGATTTTCTGTTGAAAATACGCACACGCTCCACGAAGTTCGTGACGCGATCGAGAACGGTGACGAGGAAAAAATCCGTGCCATGATCCTGCCGCCCGAAGAAGCAATCGCAGACATTCCAAAAATCATTGTCCGGCCAAGTGCTGCCGACGCAGTTTCTCACGGGGCAGTACTTGCGGGAGTTGGGGTAATCCGGTGCGACAAATTTGTGCGTGGACAGAGCGTGGCAGTGATCACCGAAGAGGGCAGACTCGTCGCCCTTGCCGAAGGACTGCGTGACTCAGAAAAATTTGTCTGCGGCGAGCCGGGTCTTATTGCCAGATCGACCCGGGTTTTTCTTTCGCCGGCACGTTCAAACAAGCAATATTAA
- a CDS encoding site-specific integrase codes for MTPTTCNMSEIDQIVEIEMEPPIIYADSATPVSDFLKLYDNKKTMDNYRLAIAAYLNCVYPDLLSKRAEDIDPYASAYLTDLKRGRNYHRDLKIAINHFSKCYAPMTANLNIKSTCVWLEDNGYSLSRRERQRLFNCLPPARPTTKELEIKRKVFREMYLELPEHIGTLLLTLVGSGMRLGEAMTLLKTDLDEDQQRTAVNIRAENTKTRTARTTYLTLEASEALRDYFTARRDEDPRVFPFSVGTAQYHFRKTADELGYGNRDPVTNVSQLHWHMTRKWFISRFGLAANKDIGEMLAGHEGYLAGSYQRYTRKQILKQFRKAEKEISILR; via the coding sequence ATGACACCAACCACATGCAACATGAGTGAAATCGATCAGATCGTCGAGATTGAAATGGAACCGCCGATCATTTATGCAGACTCTGCAACACCAGTCAGTGATTTTCTGAAACTGTATGATAACAAAAAAACCATGGATAATTATCGCCTTGCAATCGCAGCCTATCTGAACTGTGTGTATCCGGATCTCCTATCCAAGAGAGCAGAAGATATCGATCCTTACGCATCGGCATATCTTACAGATCTCAAACGCGGAAGAAATTATCACCGTGATCTCAAAATAGCGATCAACCATTTTTCAAAATGTTATGCACCCATGACCGCGAACCTGAATATCAAATCAACCTGTGTATGGCTTGAGGACAACGGGTATTCTCTAAGCAGACGGGAACGTCAGCGACTGTTTAACTGTCTGCCTCCTGCAAGACCGACAACAAAAGAACTGGAGATCAAACGAAAAGTTTTCCGTGAGATGTATCTGGAACTCCCAGAACATATCGGAACCCTTCTTCTGACTCTCGTGGGATCCGGTATGCGGCTTGGCGAGGCAATGACCCTTCTCAAAACTGATCTCGATGAAGATCAACAGAGAACAGCCGTCAACATCCGTGCTGAGAACACCAAAACCAGAACTGCACGAACAACCTACCTCACGCTTGAAGCATCCGAAGCTCTCAGGGACTATTTCACCGCACGTCGTGACGAAGATCCAAGAGTGTTTCCTTTCTCGGTTGGAACAGCACAGTATCATTTCAGAAAAACTGCTGATGAACTCGGCTACGGAAACCGCGATCCGGTAACCAATGTCAGCCAGCTTCACTGGCACATGACCCGCAAATGGTTCATCTCACGATTCGGTCTTGCGGCGAACAAAGATATTGGTGAGATGCTTGCAGGACACGAAGGATATCTGGCAGGATCCTATCAGCGATACACCAGAAAACAGATACTCAAACAGTTCAGAAAAGCAGAGAAGGAGATCAGCATTCTCAGGTGA
- a CDS encoding tubulin/FtsZ family protein produces MRALLIGIGGAGCQIVDTLNQHDERSGVRSVRSFVFDADQKTISEMQSIPQEDRFVLTPTDPIKQNNTKGTDFEVGNLASCFQRDGVHDVDAVFVCAGLGGRMAELVPTVVEQLNDAFADPVFCILTLPGRNEGVKVSARASETLAEIRKVSQATILFDNETWFKRTEEEDSIKNQIEAKRKATIYEMYPVLNEMLARRVGLLLRAGEFNHRGVEAAEVVLDAGEVLNTLKDMDLVAIGYATEKLPTTWTNNMMKRIRVEKYLLEENQARTSRIVELAKQAVYREVSVPCDLTSSEKALVLIAGPSDELSMKGFQTVRKWIDRSIKGLEMRAGDYPVKSTQYVGVIIVLAGLENVPRVKELDEIRGIYENEQSKEYEEEEEETTPAIQIAGDSVLFEEEMVMPIGLGVPSAAQVFEENEEDIFELEDDYSNMLQEAGQTLAYESDDVFEDEEEIYDATPYGEDVFEDEEEYYGEDVFEDEVQQQYVYQPGGEDDVFEDVVRRVVAPPPPQQQYIYPPQYVQQYIGSQPQQATIFDETAQERQVLPTAKPKEMPKITIAGPKKQPQMSGSTIMMPKRQRKEDTVLAGMADVGGKDKPKDSDRVGTGMASVGGAGRPKETMSAGVLEGSVTVGHQKPKETDGHIRMSGGQRPKETDGHVRMAGSQRPKETDGHVRMSGSQRPKEMDGPVRMAGAQTPKEIDGAIRGGSAQRPKEIGESAKVRDSQKPREVNKGIRVTSIPLPKNAAVKEIAKKSDKDKWV; encoded by the coding sequence ATGAGAGCACTACTTATCGGAATCGGCGGAGCGGGTTGTCAGATCGTTGACACACTCAATCAACACGACGAACGGAGTGGTGTACGAAGTGTGCGTTCATTTGTGTTTGATGCAGATCAGAAAACGATCTCCGAGATGCAAAGTATTCCCCAGGAAGACCGGTTCGTACTCACCCCAACAGATCCAATCAAACAGAACAACACGAAGGGAACGGATTTTGAAGTGGGAAACCTTGCAAGCTGTTTTCAGCGTGACGGCGTGCATGACGTTGATGCAGTTTTTGTCTGTGCAGGACTTGGCGGAAGAATGGCCGAACTTGTGCCAACTGTTGTTGAGCAGCTCAACGACGCCTTCGCAGATCCGGTATTCTGCATCCTCACCCTTCCCGGAAGAAACGAAGGCGTGAAGGTATCAGCACGCGCCTCAGAAACCCTTGCCGAAATACGAAAAGTTTCGCAGGCAACCATTCTCTTCGACAACGAAACATGGTTCAAGCGTACCGAAGAGGAGGACAGTATCAAAAATCAGATAGAGGCGAAACGAAAAGCCACCATCTATGAGATGTATCCGGTACTGAACGAGATGCTCGCACGTCGTGTCGGCCTCCTCCTCAGAGCAGGAGAGTTCAATCACCGCGGCGTGGAAGCTGCCGAAGTTGTGCTGGATGCAGGCGAAGTGCTCAATACCCTCAAAGATATGGACCTTGTTGCGATCGGTTATGCGACCGAGAAACTTCCGACAACATGGACCAACAATATGATGAAACGCATCCGTGTGGAAAAATATCTTCTGGAAGAAAATCAGGCACGGACATCACGCATCGTTGAGCTGGCAAAGCAGGCGGTCTATCGCGAGGTCTCTGTTCCCTGTGATCTGACCTCTTCGGAAAAAGCTCTGGTGCTGATCGCAGGGCCTTCTGATGAACTGTCGATGAAAGGATTTCAAACGGTGCGCAAATGGATCGACCGCAGTATCAAAGGTCTTGAGATGCGTGCCGGAGATTATCCGGTAAAGTCAACCCAGTATGTCGGTGTGATTATTGTTCTCGCCGGTCTGGAAAATGTACCACGAGTGAAGGAGTTGGACGAGATTCGAGGAATATACGAAAACGAACAGAGCAAGGAGTACGAAGAAGAGGAAGAGGAGACAACACCCGCCATTCAGATTGCTGGCGACTCGGTTCTCTTTGAAGAGGAGATGGTGATGCCCATTGGTCTTGGCGTTCCGTCAGCTGCTCAGGTTTTCGAGGAAAACGAAGAGGACATCTTTGAGCTGGAGGATGATTACTCAAACATGCTTCAGGAGGCAGGGCAGACCCTCGCCTACGAATCGGACGATGTTTTCGAGGACGAGGAAGAGATCTACGATGCAACTCCGTATGGGGAGGATGTCTTTGAAGATGAGGAGGAGTACTATGGTGAGGACGTCTTTGAGGATGAAGTCCAGCAGCAGTATGTATACCAGCCCGGAGGGGAGGATGATGTGTTTGAGGATGTGGTCAGGAGAGTGGTTGCTCCGCCACCGCCGCAGCAGCAGTACATCTATCCGCCGCAGTATGTCCAGCAGTATATCGGGTCACAGCCCCAGCAGGCAACTATCTTTGATGAGACTGCACAGGAGAGACAGGTTCTCCCGACGGCAAAGCCAAAGGAGATGCCAAAAATAACCATTGCCGGACCGAAGAAGCAGCCACAGATGAGCGGGAGCACCATCATGATGCCGAAGCGGCAGAGAAAGGAGGACACAGTTCTCGCCGGCATGGCGGATGTGGGCGGCAAGGACAAGCCGAAGGACTCGGACAGGGTGGGAACCGGCATGGCAAGTGTCGGTGGAGCAGGAAGACCAAAGGAGACGATGAGTGCGGGAGTCCTTGAGGGATCGGTGACGGTTGGACATCAGAAACCGAAAGAGACCGACGGACATATCAGAATGTCGGGAGGTCAGAGACCGAAGGAGACGGACGGGCATGTAAGAATGGCGGGGAGTCAGAGGCCAAAGGAGACCGACGGACATGTAAGAATGTCAGGAAGTCAGAGACCAAAGGAGATGGACGGACCCGTAAGAATGGCCGGAGCACAAACACCCAAAGAGATTGACGGAGCTATTCGCGGAGGGTCTGCACAGCGGCCGAAGGAGATTGGTGAATCGGCAAAGGTTCGTGACTCCCAGAAACCCCGCGAGGTCAACAAAGGTATCCGGGTAACCTCGATTCCTCTCCCGAAAAATGCCGCGGTCAAAGAGATTGCAAAAAAAAGTGATAAGGATAAGTGGGTGTAA
- a CDS encoding uroporphyrinogen-III synthase has translation MLLAITRLAEKGSADAALCKKYGHECRIVSPLRAEIRSSTIQTFVLAAADGEFDAIFFTSALPAQKIAPLLHPDITKNSRVIAIGPQTAKVLHDAGIAAETLPTFYSRDFVPYLGEWISGKRIGIPRADVPNPGLINAIEDAGGMAFEYRCYGLEPTNELLNFDEVDAVLFTSANSYKMALLPPMQNILPIAIGDITADAMRAGGVEPKIVGDGSLEGTLNALNTYLESSQ, from the coding sequence ATGTTACTTGCGATCACCCGTCTCGCCGAAAAAGGTTCGGCAGACGCTGCTCTCTGCAAAAAATACGGACATGAATGCAGAATTGTCTCGCCGCTTCGTGCGGAGATCAGAAGCAGTACGATTCAGACATTTGTGCTTGCAGCAGCTGATGGTGAGTTCGATGCAATATTTTTCACCAGTGCCCTTCCTGCGCAAAAAATCGCCCCGCTCTTACATCCAGACATCACAAAAAATTCGCGGGTGATCGCGATTGGTCCGCAGACCGCAAAAGTTCTGCATGATGCAGGGATTGCAGCAGAAACTCTTCCGACATTTTATTCGCGCGACTTTGTACCCTATCTTGGTGAATGGATCAGTGGAAAACGTATCGGTATTCCGCGGGCGGATGTACCGAACCCGGGCCTGATCAATGCGATCGAGGATGCGGGCGGCATGGCGTTTGAGTACAGATGCTATGGTCTTGAACCAACCAATGAACTGCTGAACTTCGACGAAGTCGACGCAGTCCTGTTTACCAGTGCAAACTCGTACAAGATGGCGCTGCTCCCCCCCATGCAGAACATTCTTCCAATAGCCATTGGTGATATCACCGCTGACGCCATGCGGGCAGGGGGAGTTGAACCGAAAATTGTCGGTGACGGATCTCTGGAAGGAACGCTGAACGCTCTGAACACCTATCTGGAGAGCAGCCAATGA
- a CDS encoding carboxypeptidase regulatory-like domain-containing protein gives MYIKHLVAIFLLAALLFSGAAAAEATSLTLNVYDNSASHDPVKDAKVVITKGGLDQTLYTDVNGRAKFAAVEYQSTYTVSISKDGYDTQKFSLTINVMDKDYTVYLQKSNLIQVKVLNPDKSTPVSGAKIAVDGLTMGTTNSAGVLHVSMEKGAYHNVQVTADSYETYSSSQYIDSDQTSLTITLSKSYLSPRVLVYDTDKKPIPAASVIIDEKTTVYTDEYGRASLSKLTAGTYDLKVTKTNYVPYTKKVTFSEDSSDVVVELTYESVPVTVLVVEGTTPVAGALVSLDNLVTGVTDATGKFTKTMSPGQTVLFAASKDGYTGTSISYQITTTGDNTITLPMTPNFPTPIVVGCIVAVIVIVILVFLFTRTRRPRRNNDFGRRGF, from the coding sequence ATGTACATAAAACATCTCGTTGCGATCTTTTTGCTTGCGGCCCTGCTCTTCAGTGGTGCAGCAGCTGCGGAAGCAACAAGTCTCACACTAAATGTCTATGATAACAGTGCCTCCCACGACCCGGTCAAGGATGCAAAGGTTGTCATAACCAAAGGAGGTCTTGATCAGACTCTTTACACTGATGTGAACGGCAGAGCAAAGTTTGCCGCAGTAGAGTATCAGTCCACTTACACGGTATCGATAAGTAAAGACGGCTATGACACGCAGAAGTTTTCTCTCACCATCAATGTGATGGACAAAGACTACACCGTCTATCTGCAGAAGTCAAATCTGATTCAGGTAAAAGTTCTCAATCCTGACAAGTCGACTCCGGTTTCCGGTGCGAAAATTGCAGTTGACGGCCTCACTATGGGTACAACCAACAGCGCAGGTGTTCTGCATGTATCCATGGAAAAAGGAGCCTACCACAATGTTCAGGTAACTGCTGACTCGTACGAGACCTACTCTTCATCCCAGTACATTGACTCGGATCAGACATCGCTTACGATCACGCTCTCGAAGTCGTACCTTTCCCCGCGTGTCCTTGTCTATGACACTGACAAAAAACCGATTCCTGCTGCGTCAGTAATTATTGATGAGAAGACCACGGTCTATACTGATGAGTACGGCAGAGCATCACTCTCCAAACTTACCGCGGGAACGTATGATCTGAAGGTGACCAAGACCAACTATGTTCCGTACACCAAAAAAGTCACCTTCTCTGAAGACTCATCAGATGTGGTTGTTGAGCTCACGTATGAATCCGTTCCGGTCACGGTTCTGGTTGTTGAGGGAACAACTCCGGTTGCCGGTGCTCTTGTTTCTCTGGACAATCTGGTTACGGGCGTGACTGATGCGACCGGAAAGTTCACGAAGACCATGTCTCCTGGTCAGACCGTTCTCTTTGCAGCGTCCAAAGATGGTTACACGGGAACCAGCATCTCGTATCAGATCACAACCACGGGTGACAATACGATCACTCTCCCGATGACTCCCAACTTCCCGACGCCGATTGTTGTCGGCTGTATTGTTGCGGTCATTGTTATTGTGATTCTTGTTTTCCTTTTCACGAGAACCCGAAGACCGAGAAGAAATAATGACTTCGGTCGCAGAGGATTCTAA